The genomic segment CCGCGCCACTGATGCTGTTTTGTTTGCGCATCCGTTGTTGACTAACAATATCTTTGATTCGATCATGCTCGTCAAAACGGATATGCTGCAGTGTATCACTGAGTAAGTTGAGCATGGCCTCTCGGTGTCGCTGCAATGATTTAGCGGATACGCATAAATAGGCTTGCACACTTTGTTCGCTATTAATATCGCTGCGAACCAAGGTGAATGCGCTAATATCACCCACTTCGGCACTTTGTCGATGTTGTACGGCGGTATAATTTTGCTCACCAATGCCGCACTCGGTTAATAGTTGACAGTAAAGAGGTAACAAATCGATTTGCGCAGCGCTCAGCGCAGGTATCGCAAACAGTAATTGCTGGTAGTGAATACCATTGGTGGCTTGTGCATAGCGATGGCTTTGTACGCCATTAATGCTGAGATTTTCACCTTCGGCATAGTAGATCGATTCTGGCACATCACTGAGATCAACCTTCGGTAAGATGCTAACATCATCATGCTGTTGCTGACGTTGACTAAGTGCTTCGGTCTGGGCAATGATATGCTGTGCCTGCTCGCTATTGAGGTGCGCCTTAATATCGCTAAGTTTGTTTGCCTCAGCCTTTTGTCTGGCTGCTGAGAGAGAGGTGTCTGGCGTCATCTCAAGCAGAACGCGATGCTGATTTTCGAGTAATAAATCGCGTATTAATTGCTTAATAAAATCAGCTTGTTTAATCGACTCTCTTAGTCGCTTAAGCACAGGGTCGAGGTCGAGTAAGGCTATAGGGTCGCCACGGTGAGTAACGCTGGGTAATGCATTTAATATAATTTGTAAGCCGTATGGGTAGCCATCACCGGTTATTTCGCGCTGACTGAACTCTAACTGATCAACAATGGCTTCTAGGCGCTCATAATCAACCCCTTGTTCAGCGATCGTGATAAGAGTATCTAGCACCTGTTGTTCAAAAGCTTTCGCCGCACCGTCTGAGGCGCCTTGTAAGCCACAACAAAATACCAGTTCTTGATAAGAATCTTCAAGTCCGCAAAGCGGAGAGGGCGCAGAACCCAGCTCGCTAGTTTCAAGCAGTTGCTGCAGCGGACAGGCGCTGTTTTCAAGCAGCACGTAGCTAAGCAATTGAGCCTGCATGACATCGTCAAGAGACGTGTTTTTGCCTAATAGCCAAGCAAGCACTAAGTGATTTTTTTCGCTGGTATCAGTTTCATCTAATGCATAGGCTTCGCTAATATGCAGCGGTTTTGAAAATCGTTGCTCGCGGGCGACACTTATTTCTGTGCTCGATGGTTCAAAGTGTTGCAAGGCTTGCTCATGCATTTGAGTTTGAATGTCTACAACATCGATGTCGCCAAAGCTCGCAAACATGGCATTGCTTGGGTGATAGTGCGTTTGGTAGAAATTGCGCAGCTCCTGATAGCTAAGGTCTGTTATATGCTCTGGATCGCCGCCTGAATTATAGTGATAGGTGGTGCTAGGGAATAAGTGCTTACATAAGGTTTGCCATAAGGTTGAACTGATTGAGCTCATGGCACCTTTCATTTCGTTGAAAACTACCCCCTTGTAAACCAGCTCAGAATCGGGGTTATTGGCTTCGGCGAATTCTAAACGATGGCCTTCTTGTAAAAAATCTAACTCATCGAGGCGTGCAAAAAAAGCCGCATCTAAATACACATCGAGAAGGTTGAAAAAGTCTTTTCGATTGGTTGAGGCAAAGGGGTAGGCTGTCCAATCATTAGAGGTGAAGGCGTTCATAAAAGTATTAAGTGAGCGTCGAATCATCATGAAAAATGGATCGCGAACCGGATACTTTTTACTGCCGCATAAAGCCGTATGTTCAAGAATATGCGCCGTACCTTTATGATCCATTGGCACTGTTCTGAAGCCAACTAAAAATACATTTTCTGGATTGTTGCTAGAAAAATGAAAATGGCTGGCGCCGGTTTGCCGATGCTTGAACTCAAATACTTCGGTATTAAGACTGGCAATGGGGTGTTGACGGATCAGGTCAAAGGCTGAATGCTGCATATATGAAACCGTGTGCTCGTATGATCATGGTTGTGAATGAATAGTCGTAAGCATATGTTGAAGCCTTAGCTTAACACAGAAAAATACGTTTCAGTTGTAAAGCTATCGTAATTACAGACCTATAAAAGTTATTTAATCATGCAAAATTAACGGATAAACTTCAGCTTCAGATGTACACGATAAATATGAGGTCTTCTTGTTCTGTCGCTCATCGGTGGGCAACACGATGTTTTGCTCACTAACCATCTTGGCACTTAATTATAATTTTATACATTATGCTCAAAAATGTTTTGGTCTTTGGCGCAACATCGGCGGTTGCCCGCGCAATGATGAATCAGCTATCGAAAAACGCTGGCAGCCAGTTTTATGCCGTTGCGCGAAATCAGCAGAAGTTACAGCAGCTGAGCTCGTCTCCGTTAAATATTGTTGCTTACCGTCAAGTCGATTTATATCAACCGCAAGATGATCAGCTGCATCAAATAGTCGATGAAGCTTATCAGGCCATGGGTGCGATTGATCTGGTGATCATTGCGCACGGGGATTTATTTGATCAGCTCGGTTCTGAGCGCTCTGGTGAAGTGCTCAGCGATACCATGACGCTGAATGCGATTTCGCCAATGCGCATTACCAACGCAGTGCTGCAGCGGCTTGACTCCATAGCTAAGCCTGAATGCAAAACTAAATTTGCGGTGCTCACCTCGGTTGCCGGTGATCGTGGACGACCACGAAACTTTAGCTATGGTGCAGCCAAAGGTGCGCTAAGCCTTTTTTTACAGGGTCTGCGCAGTGTGCATTATCGCAGTGAATATCAGTTTTATGATTTTAAACTGGGTCCAGTGGAGTCGCCGATGACGACCACGCATGCGAAAAACTTTTCTTTTTCACAGCCCGATCAAGTTGCTGCCATCATGGTGAAGGCCTTATACAGTCGTCGCTATGTACATTATGTTCCTGGATGGTGGCGCTGGGTAATGCTGGCAGTTTGCATGATGCCTGAGTGTATATTTCAGCGTCTCAGCTTTTTGTCGGCGCGCTGAGGCTCACTGCATAGCTCTAGTCTTATACCTATATTCAAACCGATCTGATCTGAACTGATCTAATCTGAGCATCTAGCCAAAGTATTTGCTAAAGCTTAACAGTGAGCGCTGGCTGCCTGTTCTTGCTTGAGCGCCTTTGTTTCGCAAAGGCCTATTTGAAACAAGCAAAGACTTAAGTGTGTGTCAGTAAGTCATCGATCAAACTGGGGATATCACTTGGGTGTGCAACCGTCCAATTTGCTTGGATACTCCTATCTGGCTGTTGCTCATGCTGCACCCAGACAGAGGCAATGTTGCTGTTCCTTGCGCCTAGTATATCGGTTGCAAGGCTGTCACCGATATGAATCACTTGTTCGGGCTGGCAATTGGCTAAGCGTAAGGCCTTGTCAAAAATGCTCTTATGCGGTTTTTCTGCAGGCTCAAGTCCGCCAATCAGAACATGATCGACATGCGTTGCCATATTTACCCGCTCTATCTTAGTAACTTGCGAAAATTCGGGTCCATTGGTGATGACAACCAATTTCAGCTGTTCTCGCATGCGCGTCAACCATGTGAGTATGCCAGGGAAAAAGTCGAAATACTTGGTCCTAGCGCTATCGAAACAATCTTGCAGCTGTTGCGCAAAAGCCAGTGACTGCTCTGCATTCAGCGCAATGCCGGCGTCAGTGATGAGGCGTTGAATCAGCGCGTGACGAAAATGCAGTTCACTTTGCTCAGCCAAGGGCAATAAATCGCGCTGATAGTCCGTCGGTAAATTTCGGTAAATACCCTGCAGATAACCATTGGCAAACGCTAGGGCGTCGAAGTGCTTACCCAACAGTTGACTGGCAAGCTGCGCCATATCTTGCAAGGCTTTGCGGTTGGCGCCTGTGGTATCGCACAAGGTTTCATCCATATCGAGAAACAGTGCTTTTAATTCAGTTGGGGGGCTGGGTTGCGGCATTAGGACGACTTTTTTGCTTCAAAGGCTTTCAATTGTGCTTCGCTCGCCGGCTTTTGATATAGCGATTTCCATTCGCTAAACGGCATGCCATAGATGATTTCACGGGCTTGTTCATAGTCCAGCGTTTGACCACGCTCCGCTGCAGCAGTGACATACCACTTAGCTAAGCAATTGCGGCAGAAATCGGCGGTAATCATTAGCTCAATATTTTGCACATCGTCTTTGTGTTTGTCTAAATGCGCCAGCAAGTGACGAAATACAGCGGCTTCAATTTCGGTTTGTTGATCTGACATAGCATAACCCTTGATTGTTTTATCTATTATCGGTGAATTAGTTGCTGAATCCAATCGGCTGCGAGAACTAATTGTCTGTGTGCGGATGTTTTTTATTGCAGTGGAAAACACTTGCGCTCATCCGCTGCATTGGTAATAATGCGCGCCCTGTTATGGTAGTCCTGGCAGGTCCTCTCGCAACGATACGCGGCAAACCCCGCCAGGCCCGGAAGGGAGCAACGGTAGCTGTTGACTCGTGTGCCGGGATGAGGCTTGTTAGGGCTGCCACCCCTCTTTATCTAATTTCTATTCTACTTCTATACTGTTTTTTTATTTGCCGGTAATTGCCACGTGCTTTTGTTCTAATATTTTTTCTATTTCGCTATTTCACGCTTGATTTGATTAGCTGCCTGCTAGCAAGCCCAATAGATCTGTTTTTTGCCGAAGCTGTGCTTATCAATGCAGCTTTTTCTGTGTCATAATGGACCAAATTAATAAGGTACATGGCATGAGCTATCAAGTTTTAGCGCGTAAATGGCGACCACGATTTTTCCGTGAAATGGTTGGTCAGGAGCACGTTCTGCAAGCATTGATTAATGCGCTCGACCATAACCGCCTGCATCACGCCTATTTGTTTACCGGTACTCGCGGTGTGGGTAAGACGACGATCGCGCGGATCTTAGCTAAATGCCTTAATTGCGAGGTGGGAGTGAGCTCTGAGCCTTGCGGTCAATGTTCAGCTTGCAAAGAAATCGCGGCAGGCAGCTTTGTTGATTTGATTGAAGTTGATGCTGCATCTCGAACTAAGGTAGAGGACACGCGTGAGCTTTTAGATAATGTGCAATATGCGCCCACTAAGGGACGGTTTAAGGTCTACCTGATCGATGAAGTGCATATGCTATCGACTCACAGTTTTAATGCGCTATTAAAAACTTTGGAAGAGCCGCCTGAGCATGTCAAGTTTTTGCTCGCTACCACAGACCCTCAGAAGTTGCCGGCCACGATCTTATCGCGTTGCTTACAATTCCATCTTAAAAACATGTCGCCTGAGCGCATTGTCAGCCATTTGCAGACTATTCTTGAGCATGAACGTTTACAGTTCGAGCCGCCAGCTTTATGGCTGCTTGCTCGTGCTGCCAATGGCAGTATGCGTGATGCGCTTAGTTTGACTGATCAAGCGATTGCATTCGGTACCGGAACGGTGCTTGAGCATGATGTTACGAGCATGTTAGGCAGCATTGATTTGAATGCTATTTACACCCTGACACAGGGGCTGATTGACTATAATCCACAGGCGATTTTGGCTGAAGTGGCTCGTCTGAGTGAACATGCACCTGATTTTGTTCAGGTGTTAGATGAGTTGTTGATGCTGCTGCATCGCATGAGTCTTGCGCAGTTAGATGCAGCATGCGTCGATAATAGTCAGGGAGACCAAGAGAAAGTGACAGCGCTGGCAGCGCAATTATCGGCTGAAGAGCTTCAGCTGTTTTATCAAATGGGTATTGTAGGTAAACGTGACATCAGCTTAGCGCCTGATATGCGAAGCGGCTTCGAGATGACTTTGCTGCGCATGTTGACATTTAGACCGCAGGGCGTGCAAGAGCCCCCGGTGCGAGATTTGCCAAGCCATGATCGAGCTGCTGGTGCAGATTTGCCGGCATCTCAAGCTGCGCATCCGGGTAACGTTGCCGAGCCTGATCAGGCTAAGGCGGGTAGCTTAAAAAAGCCTAGTGCGCCGATTGCGGCGACGGACAACCATCACATCGACATAAAAGTGCCGCTAGAGCCTACCAAGGCTGAGTTGGAGCTTAAACAAGCGAATGAGCCGTCTTTATCAGCGTCTAAACCAGAGTCTATTTCGGCGGCAGCGTATGCAACTGAAGCTGAGTTAGTATCTGAAAACGAGCCAGCAGTTGATGCAAACACTGTGTCAAAAGCTGCGTCAAAAGCTGAGTTAAAAGAGCAGCCAGCACCTCAGCAGACATCTGAGTCTGTACTAGAAATTAAAGCTCGGTCTGATGAATTAAATCACGCTAATAATCAAGATGCTCTATTTAAGGCTTCCGAGTCTGAAACCCCTGAGCCCAAGACGTCAATCGCGCAGCAGCCTGCCATTTCTGAGGCTGCATTGCCAAGCAACCATCAAGAATGGCTGGCATTGTTGCCAGCCTTACCCGTTGAGGGTTTGCTGTCGGCGATCTGTCAAGAATGTGTGTTAGTACAGGCCGCCTTGCCGGCGCTCAAATTTGTGATTAATCAGGATAATGCGCAATTGTTTAATGCCAGACATGCTGAACAGCTGCAGCAGCAGTTAGCAGCTGCAACTGGTCAAACGCCGGCTGTGAGCATTGAGCCGCTTGAATCTACTGAGTTTTCAGCGGCTGTTGGTAGTAAGCTGAGTGCTGCCGAGCTTGTTAATCGTCAGCAGCAGCATGATCAGGCGCAGGCCGAACAAGCCTTAGCCTCGGATGAATTGCTGGCAGATATGCTGTCAACATTTAATGGTCAGTTGATAGCCTCATCGATTAAAATAATCCCACAATGATCTATCGAGGACTTTTGGAGGTAATATGAAAGGTTTAGGCGATATGATGAAGCAGGCCCAGCAAATGCAAGAGCAGTTGCAGAAAGCGCAGGCTGAGGCTGCCGATAAGCGAGTGGTGGGTGAGTCAGGCGCAGGCTTAGTAAAGGTTGAGATGAATGGTCGTCATGATGTGTCGCGGGTATCGATCGATAGCTCATTAATGCAAGAAGACCAAGAAATACTCGAAGACCTACTGGCAGCGGCCGTAAACGATGCGGTAAGGAAGGTTGAGTCAAATAATCAGTCGATGATGAGTGATCTAACCTCAGGCATGAAAATGCCTCCGGGCTTTAAAATGCCGTTTTAATCACTTAAGGCTATGCGGACCTTATTTTTATGCACCAACTTTTAACTTCATCACTATGCTAAGTCCAGCTATCAAGCAGTTGATTGAGCATTTTACCTGCTTGCCAGGTATTGGGAGCAAATCAGCACAGCGTATGACTCTGCATTTGCTGCAGCGCGAGCGCGAGGCGGCACTGGCTTTGGCGCGCTCTTTAGAAAAGGTGATGTTGTCGACGCATAACTGTAATCGCTGCCGCAATTTCACGGAGCAAGAAACCTGTTCATTGTGCCTAGACCCCAGCCGAGATACGAGTAAGCTGTGTGTGGTTGAAACGCCATCTGAACTGATGGCAATTGAGAATAGTGGCAGTTATGACGGCTTATATTTCGTGTTGATGGGGCATCTGTCACCGCTCGATGGGGTTGGCCCTGATGAATTGGGGATTGATGCCTTGATAGAGCGCGTTGATGCGTCGGTGACGGAGCTTATTCTTGCTACCAATCCGACGGTGGAAGGTGAGGCTACCGCTGCTTTTATTGCTGAACTACTGCAAGCTAAGCCAGTAACTATCAGTCGTTTAGCGCAAGGCGTCTCGATTGGCAGTGAACTTGAGTTCGTCGATGGCGGCACCTTAGCGCATGCTTTAGCAAGCCGGCAAAATCTCTAATGCTTTCTCAATGCCAACACTGGCCTGTGGTGTTTGTCGATCAAGTTGACCAGCTTCAGCGGGCATTAGCTGCGATGCAGCAAGCATCAGTGCTCGCAGTGGACACGGAGTTCATTCGAACCCGCACCTTTTATCCAAAACTAGCGTTGCTGCAGGTCTGTGATGGCGAAAGCATTTTCTTAATTGATGTGCCGACGCTGGATGCCTCGGCTGGCAGCGCTGTTGATTCTGATGGTCAATTACGCGCGGTATTTTGTTACTGGCAAGCGTGGCTTGACCTGCTGCTAAATCCTTCGATTGTTAAAGTTTTTCATGCCTGCGAAGAGGATGTTGAGCTGCTTTATCACTATTTTGGCGTTTATCCCCAGCAGGTATTTGATACCCAGGTCGCTGCGGGGCTCTGTGCGCTTGATTATCCGATGGCTTATCAGCGTTTAGTTTCGCTGCTATGTGAGGTTGAGTTAGAGAAAGGCGACAGTCGCAGTGATTGGCTGCAGCGGCCATTAAGTGACAGTCAATGTCGCTATGCTGCTGATGATGTGCGTTATTTGTGGTTGCTACATGATGAGCTACAAACAAGGCTTATCTCGCGCAGTTTGCTTGCCGCGGTTTTTAGTGAATACCATTTAATTGTGCAGGGTCTTGATAAAGGTGACTTTGCTGATGCCTATTTGCGCATCAAGTCGCACCATCGGTACTTTGGCGCAGCCTTGCTGAGGCTGCAACGCCTTGCGCAATGGCGTGAGCAGCAGATGCGTGCGCTTGATCTGCCGCGGAATAAAATTGCCAGTAATGATGCCATATGCCAGCTTGCTCAGCAGGGCGAGCGAGCGCTGTCTTACCTTACTAAGATTGATGGTTTGCCTGCAGTGACGGCAAAAAAACATTATCCAGCTTTAGCTGAAATTTTAAGCTGTCAGTTTTCACAGGCACAAATTGACCAGGCCAAAGCAGTGCCTAAAGCTCTGCAAATACGCCGCACCTCATGGCAAAAACGGCTCAAGCAGCGTCTGAGTAAAGAGGCTGAGCAGTCAGGGATTGCCAGTAGTCTGTTGGTGAAAAAGCAGCCTATTGCTCAGCTGTCGGATCTTATCTGTCAGCCATCCGCAGTGACGGATGAAAAAACCGCTTCGCCCATTGTTGAAAATGCTTTGGCGCAGCTGCTGACCAGTTTTGGCTGGCGTGGTTCGTATTACGCTGAGGCGGTCAGTAATATTGAGCACAAAGCTAGCGCATTGCTTGAAGAATGAGCAAGCTTTTCGCAAGCATCAAATTGAATATCTGAAATGCAAAAAATATGTGAAATTTTTAAAAGCCCACGGATCGATGGCATGTATCTCTATGTGGAAAAGACCGCTGGGTTAAAATCTGTGCCAGAGGCTTTGCTGCATCGCTTTGGGTTGCCGCAGTCGGTGATGACCATGTTGCTTAAGCCGGGTCAACGTTTGGCAAGTACCAGTGCTGATAACGTTTTAGCGGCTATAGAGCAACAGGGCTTCTATTTGCAGCTGCCTCCTAGTGCGGATGCTGAAATGCAAGCCATGGCTAGTCAAAACAGTAAGTTGTCGGCCGGACCAAGTTGACGGAGCCTGTCTTGATGAACGATAAGTCGCTGCCTTTTTGGCAGCAGAAGTCGCTGCAGCAAATGACTCAAGAAGAATGGGAATCTTTATGTGATGGCTGTGCTAAATGTTGTTTAATTAAGCTGCAGGATGAGGACACTGACCAGGTCGCTTATACCAATGTGGTGTGCCGTTATATGGATCAGGATAACTGTCAATGCACCGAGTATCAGCAGCGCAATCAACTTGTGCCACACTGTGTTTGGCTAAAGCCGGAGATGGTGGATCAGTTCTTTTGGCTGCCAGACAGCTGCGCCTATCGTTTAGTGGCTGAGGGAAAGCCACTCCCTAGCTGGCATCACCTCATCAGCGGTAGCCGCAATACCGTGCATCAGTCGGGAAACTCGGTGAAAGATAAGGTTTTAAATGAGGCGTTTATTGCCGAGGATGATTTACAGGAATATATCATTCACTGGGTTGAGTAGCCTGTTTTGCATAAGTTTATCGCCATGAGGCATGATTTTCATGCGATAAGCCGGGCTATCGCGCACTTTTATACGCTCAACATATTGTGTTCACTTCCTGCTCATGTAAAATCAAACCTCATATACAAAGCTTGCTCGGTTTGGTATCTGGTTTTTTCGATAATTATAAGAATTAAATAATGACTTCATTTTTGCACAGATGTTTATCTCCCATTTTATTGCTGCTTATTCTGCATATTGCCACTATGGCTCATGCGTCAATGCAGGACAGTATTGATCAGCTTCAGGCAAATGCTGCCGATATTGAGCGTGATATTGGTCTCTTAGAGCAACAGCTGTTATTTCCGCCATTGACCCGAGTTCAGGTTTTTTTACAGTTCTCACCTGAGCTTAATTTTTCTTTGAATAGCGTTATTTTGCTGATCGATGGTGAAGAAAAAAGTTTTCATATTTATGACCAAAAAGAACTCACCGCACTTCAGATGGGCGGTATTCAGAGCTTTTGGGAAGGAAATGTCGGCATCGGTCCGCATACCATGCTTGCTCGTTTTAAGGGTAAGAGCAGAGATGGCGATATCGTAGAAAAGTCTGTGAGCTACCAATTTAATAAAGATGATAGTGGCTCAACGTTTGCGATTCAGATACTGCCTGAACAAGATAACGAAACACCTAAAATTGCATTGAAGGCTTGGGAACGCAGGTAAAGCAGATGTTCAAGCCAGTAGCCCAACATTGGCTTTTGTTGCTGACGCTGTTCTGTTCAAGTGTTCATTCGCTTGCTCAAGAAGACGACCCCTATTTAGGCGTTGCAAAGTATCAGTTTTACAAAGGTGAGTATTCTCAAGCCCTTACCACACTGAGTCAGGCTGAATCACTTTGGCCCGTTAACGATGTAATATCACGCCAGCTCTTGGCTGCTGAAGTGCTTATTGAGCAGGGTCGATTCGATTCGGCGGCTAAGATTTTTTCAGATTTGCCGCTGTCCTCTGTGCAGTCATCCGTGCAAGCTTCACAGCAAGGCGCTGCAAAAACATCAAATCCAAACGATTTAACATTGCTTGAGCAAACTGCATTCCCGTTGGCGAAGTTAGCCTTTGCTCAAGCTGATTGCGCCGCTGTAATAGAGCAGTTAAATAGCAGTAATAAGCTAAGCGCTTTGCAGCAGCTCGAGGGTTTATATTTTAAATCGGTCTGTGTTGCCGGCAGTGAGCTTCTTTCTCTTGCCGATCTTGAGACGCTAGAAATGCAAATGAACCAGCTGTTATCATCTGCTGACGTTAATCAGGCGGTTAAGCAACATGGCCATTGGCTGGCCTATAGCAATTTTAATTTAGCGGTTGCTGCTAACAGATTGCAATTAGATGCTAAGGCTGATCAGTTTTTTGCTGAGTCTATTCGCTATATCGACGCGTCTTCAGAGTCCGCTGCATTTAGAAATAAGGTGTTAATGACACGGGCATTTTCAAAATATAATGCCAATTTGTATGATGAGTCACTGAATCTTTTTGCTGAGCTAGATATCAACGGCTTATGGGCTGATCAAGCTCTGTTAGGCTATGGTTGGTCTGCTTACTATACCTATAACCAAGGCATGGCGATTGAAGCCTGGCGCCAACTCATTCATTTACCCTATAAAACTATCAGTGTCTACGAGGGTATGATTGCGATTCCCTTTGTGCTGGAAAAATCAAATTCTTTTGCTAGAGCCTTAGACGCTTATGACTTTGCTGTGCAAAATTATAGCCAAGCGTTAGAGGAAATAAGTCAACTTGAAGCAAACATTTCTCTTGATGGGATTCGTAAACATGCTGAGGATTATTTAAGAAATCAGCAGGTCAATAAATCCATTGAGCCGCTGCACCCCACTTTAGCCGGGGTGT from the Pseudomonadales bacterium genome contains:
- a CDS encoding SDR family NAD(P)-dependent oxidoreductase, encoding MLKNVLVFGATSAVARAMMNQLSKNAGSQFYAVARNQQKLQQLSSSPLNIVAYRQVDLYQPQDDQLHQIVDEAYQAMGAIDLVIIAHGDLFDQLGSERSGEVLSDTMTLNAISPMRITNAVLQRLDSIAKPECKTKFAVLTSVAGDRGRPRNFSYGAAKGALSLFLQGLRSVHYRSEYQFYDFKLGPVESPMTTTHAKNFSFSQPDQVAAIMVKALYSRRYVHYVPGWWRWVMLAVCMMPECIFQRLSFLSAR
- a CDS encoding HRDC domain-containing protein, whose translation is MLSQCQHWPVVFVDQVDQLQRALAAMQQASVLAVDTEFIRTRTFYPKLALLQVCDGESIFLIDVPTLDASAGSAVDSDGQLRAVFCYWQAWLDLLLNPSIVKVFHACEEDVELLYHYFGVYPQQVFDTQVAAGLCALDYPMAYQRLVSLLCEVELEKGDSRSDWLQRPLSDSQCRYAADDVRYLWLLHDELQTRLISRSLLAAVFSEYHLIVQGLDKGDFADAYLRIKSHHRYFGAALLRLQRLAQWREQQMRALDLPRNKIASNDAICQLAQQGERALSYLTKIDGLPAVTAKKHYPALAEILSCQFSQAQIDQAKAVPKALQIRRTSWQKRLKQRLSKEAEQSGIASSLLVKKQPIAQLSDLICQPSAVTDEKTASPIVENALAQLLTSFGWRGSYYAEAVSNIEHKASALLEE
- a CDS encoding insulinase family protein, which translates into the protein MQHSAFDLIRQHPIASLNTEVFEFKHRQTGASHFHFSSNNPENVFLVGFRTVPMDHKGTAHILEHTALCGSKKYPVRDPFFMMIRRSLNTFMNAFTSNDWTAYPFASTNRKDFFNLLDVYLDAAFFARLDELDFLQEGHRLEFAEANNPDSELVYKGVVFNEMKGAMSSISSTLWQTLCKHLFPSTTYHYNSGGDPEHITDLSYQELRNFYQTHYHPSNAMFASFGDIDVVDIQTQMHEQALQHFEPSSTEISVAREQRFSKPLHISEAYALDETDTSEKNHLVLAWLLGKNTSLDDVMQAQLLSYVLLENSACPLQQLLETSELGSAPSPLCGLEDSYQELVFCCGLQGASDGAAKAFEQQVLDTLITIAEQGVDYERLEAIVDQLEFSQREITGDGYPYGLQIILNALPSVTHRGDPIALLDLDPVLKRLRESIKQADFIKQLIRDLLLENQHRVLLEMTPDTSLSAARQKAEANKLSDIKAHLNSEQAQHIIAQTEALSQRQQQHDDVSILPKVDLSDVPESIYYAEGENLSINGVQSHRYAQATNGIHYQQLLFAIPALSAAQIDLLPLYCQLLTECGIGEQNYTAVQHRQSAEVGDISAFTLVRSDINSEQSVQAYLCVSAKSLQRHREAMLNLLSDTLQHIRFDEHDRIKDIVSQQRMRKQNSISGAGHSYAMLSATQALSPIARLNENWSGISSIVAIQALDDKLKQEPNAAEELADQLNTLHQRIVSQPAELLSICDAENLEQFAESATKALSFSHTSSTNAALELAASRSHNKTAWLCNTQINFCAKVFATVPGGHPDAPALTVLGGYLRNGYLHTAIREQGGAYGAGASQDNHTASFKFYSYRDPRISGTLSDFSGAIDWMLAQTANPAALEEAILGVVASIDKPSAPASEAKQACHNQLFGRSKSQQQAFRAAVLAVSFDDLISVTKRYLCSETFSLGVIAPESNRNELKQLGLEIKKL
- a CDS encoding HAD family hydrolase, yielding MPQPSPPTELKALFLDMDETLCDTTGANRKALQDMAQLASQLLGKHFDALAFANGYLQGIYRNLPTDYQRDLLPLAEQSELHFRHALIQRLITDAGIALNAEQSLAFAQQLQDCFDSARTKYFDFFPGILTWLTRMREQLKLVVITNGPEFSQVTKIERVNMATHVDHVLIGGLEPAEKPHKSIFDKALRLANCQPEQVIHIGDSLATDILGARNSNIASVWVQHEQQPDRSIQANWTVAHPSDIPSLIDDLLTHT
- a CDS encoding DUF1244 domain-containing protein: MSDQQTEIEAAVFRHLLAHLDKHKDDVQNIELMITADFCRNCLAKWYVTAAAERGQTLDYEQAREIIYGMPFSEWKSLYQKPASEAQLKAFEAKKSS
- the recR gene encoding recombination protein RecR, which gives rise to MLSPAIKQLIEHFTCLPGIGSKSAQRMTLHLLQREREAALALARSLEKVMLSTHNCNRCRNFTEQETCSLCLDPSRDTSKLCVVETPSELMAIENSGSYDGLYFVLMGHLSPLDGVGPDELGIDALIERVDASVTELILATNPTVEGEATAAFIAELLQAKPVTISRLAQGVSIGSELEFVDGGTLAHALASRQNL
- a CDS encoding YcgN family cysteine cluster protein — encoded protein: MNDKSLPFWQQKSLQQMTQEEWESLCDGCAKCCLIKLQDEDTDQVAYTNVVCRYMDQDNCQCTEYQQRNQLVPHCVWLKPEMVDQFFWLPDSCAYRLVAEGKPLPSWHHLISGSRNTVHQSGNSVKDKVLNEAFIAEDDLQEYIIHWVE
- the dnaX gene encoding DNA polymerase III subunit gamma/tau — its product is MSYQVLARKWRPRFFREMVGQEHVLQALINALDHNRLHHAYLFTGTRGVGKTTIARILAKCLNCEVGVSSEPCGQCSACKEIAAGSFVDLIEVDAASRTKVEDTRELLDNVQYAPTKGRFKVYLIDEVHMLSTHSFNALLKTLEEPPEHVKFLLATTDPQKLPATILSRCLQFHLKNMSPERIVSHLQTILEHERLQFEPPALWLLARAANGSMRDALSLTDQAIAFGTGTVLEHDVTSMLGSIDLNAIYTLTQGLIDYNPQAILAEVARLSEHAPDFVQVLDELLMLLHRMSLAQLDAACVDNSQGDQEKVTALAAQLSAEELQLFYQMGIVGKRDISLAPDMRSGFEMTLLRMLTFRPQGVQEPPVRDLPSHDRAAGADLPASQAAHPGNVAEPDQAKAGSLKKPSAPIAATDNHHIDIKVPLEPTKAELELKQANEPSLSASKPESISAAAYATEAELVSENEPAVDANTVSKAASKAELKEQPAPQQTSESVLEIKARSDELNHANNQDALFKASESETPEPKTSIAQQPAISEAALPSNHQEWLALLPALPVEGLLSAICQECVLVQAALPALKFVINQDNAQLFNARHAEQLQQQLAAATGQTPAVSIEPLESTEFSAAVGSKLSAAELVNRQQQHDQAQAEQALASDELLADMLSTFNGQLIASSIKIIPQ
- a CDS encoding YcgL domain-containing protein; this encodes MQKICEIFKSPRIDGMYLYVEKTAGLKSVPEALLHRFGLPQSVMTMLLKPGQRLASTSADNVLAAIEQQGFYLQLPPSADAEMQAMASQNSKLSAGPS
- a CDS encoding YbaB/EbfC family nucleoid-associated protein, which translates into the protein MKGLGDMMKQAQQMQEQLQKAQAEAADKRVVGESGAGLVKVEMNGRHDVSRVSIDSSLMQEDQEILEDLLAAAVNDAVRKVESNNQSMMSDLTSGMKMPPGFKMPF